In the Fundulus heteroclitus isolate FHET01 chromosome 23, MU-UCD_Fhet_4.1, whole genome shotgun sequence genome, ATGGCTCAAAAaaggataagaaaaaaaaacagtatctaTGTTAATAATCAACTGTCCACCATTTCCATTTCAACTGTATTGTTGGGGGTTATTTAATGAGCAAGTATTTACTTTGTCAAATGAGTTTTTAATTTAAGCAACAAAAATAGATAACATCAGGAGACAATTATATGTGTTTTCAGTTCTATTAAAGGACATATTGTTCATATTGAACATGATCTGAAGGATCAGATGAATTAAACCAAACATGATTACTTTAGATATTTACCAAAACTTTGGATTGATCCGGAGTTAAACTGTCATGTTCGTTATGATGTGAGACATTTATTCCTGTTGAGATAAAGAATGAATACATTTCATATCTTtatcaaatgtaaaataaaaataaaaaccttttcaaCAACTAACAGTATAAGTATACAAACTAAGTGATATAACCATTAGATATGCTGtaggaaataataaaaattatataagaGTTTGTCAACAAACTTCCAGTCCAAAACATCcattgaaaactaaaaataaaatacaggagcTGTTATGCTGTAAAACATTTAGACTTTTGAATCATATTGAATGTGCTATAGGCATGCAGAATGGATCAGTGGAACACTACTAGTCTAGATCATATTAGTGTGACAGATTTCAGGTGGCTAATGTCAGTGATATACcactttctgtgtgtgtgtgtgtgtgtgtgtgtgtgtatatatatatatatatatatatatatatatatatatatatatatatatatatatatatatatatatatatatgatacaAACATGATAAGATGGCGTTGGATTAGCCTTGTAAAGCACCTTGCGatgaaattatttataaattaataatttaatgtgTAGAAACAGATTCAATTTGAATATATATCAACAGAAGATAAACACTTCTGTCAGTAAAAACAAACTTGGGGTATTTATTGAATTGAGTATGAAAAGCTGAACAGTCTAAAAAGTATTGTACCTCTTTAGATGCTCCAAGTCAGCATGACAATGTCTGATTACTTTTGGAAGTATCATTAATATATTTAGTAATATATGTTTagtattttttgaaaaaaaaatgctaaccTCTAGAATTTTCGGAAACTCTCCTTCCAAGTATGTATAAGATAAGGCTGACCATCACCATCACACAGCATCCCAGCAGTCCTCCAAGTACAAGAACAATTGAGACCTGCTCTGCTTCTAAATAAGGGAAATATCTTTATGCATATTTAACATCTTATATGAAGACAAATTACCCAAATTCAGAAAATTATTCAATTTGTGGGAATTTTCCACAATATGTAACATTCATGAGATTTTTTAGGTGAGACTGACAGTAATTTCTGGCAAGCAACCCCTTTACTTTTAAAGTACTAACATTCAAGATTAGAATGCATAGAAGATTCTTTGAGAATAAAATGTGAATACATACCTGTTTCCAGTTTACTTCCTTTACCTAACAGGATTTCTCCACAAATAGCCACTGCACAGTAGTAAGTTCCAAAATCATTGGAGTCCTCTAATGTTTTTGAGAGGTGGTATACACAACTTCTCTTCACTGCATCATCAGTGCTGTTCCTTGCAGTGTAAATGATGCTTGGATGAGAGCTTTCTGATCCAGCTTTAAACCAGTGAACAAAGTTTTTTCCTGGACACTGAGGTCTTGTTTCATTATTGCTGGAGAAAAGAGAACACTGGAGGCTCAAGGTGTCTCCCGGCCTGGCCACCGCAGCCTCTGGTGTTTGTTCCACATATACAGATGTCTGATGATTACAGTCTGTGGAAAATAAGTCAACGATGTGTTAAAAGATAAACTAATGTACAGAAGTAATGTATttgaaaaaggttaaaaatgggTGATTGTTATAAGTGAAAATAACATTGACAGtatttttctgttaccttttaCAACTAAGAAGAATCCATTCACAAAAGTTTGTAACAATTCATTTCCAGTTTGGCAGAAGTACAGAGCTTCATCTTCTTTATTAATAGAACTGATGGTAAGAAACATCTCTTCATTTTCTTTACGAACTTGGAAACGGTCATTATGGAATGGTTTCACTTGAGTAATACTTTTATAAACTCCTGTGGCAATTGTTTGGACCATCTTGCCAACAGACTGTTTATACCACTGAAAAAATCTGTCTTCCTTCAACGATTGACAAGAAAAGGTTACATTGTCACCAGGTTTACGCTCAGTTGTTGACACAGAACGAGGAACTTCTTCCCCCTTGATAACACCTGGGGAAAAGAGTAATTGTTAtcataaaatgcagaaaattaaTCCAAAATTCTATCTTCTGCAGGTAATTGTCCcagtagaaataaaatacacttaCACATAGTACTGAGAAGAATAAAAGCCATCAGTCCTCCCATCTTAGCTGTACAGAAGTCTTGTTTCACACTACTGAAGTCTTTCTACCCAATGGAACATTTGGTCGGAAGATGATAAGGCTTTGTAAAGAAGAAGACAAGGTGATTGGTGGAAATGTACATGAATATCCGCCTACAGTTTCTTGCTATACTGTTCATGCCCCATGAACTTCAGTTTTTTAAGTTActaccacaaacctcaatgtatttttcttGAGGATTCTGTGTCACAGACTGGCAAAATATggtgttttattgtgaagtgaaaggtttcaaaatattttacaaataatattAGAAAGTTTAGTTTATACACATGTTTAGTCCCCCTGGGTTGATACTTTCTGTAATCAATCTTAATGCAATTACGACAGTGTGTCTTTTAGAGTATATCTTGTCCAGATTTTTAGAGACTAGTTTTTGTAAGTTGTGTTAAAATGGATAGAGTGGTTGTAAACAGCAAATTTCAAGTATTACCAATAATCCTTAATTGGATATATGTGTGTACACTGACTGGTTCATTCTAACTCGTGACTGTGTTTTTATCAAAATCATTCCATATTAGCTTTAGTTGTATGTTCAGGGTTGTTTTTCTACTGGAAGGTGACCGTCGGCCCCAGTGTCAAGTGATTTATAGCTTATGacaagttttcttccaggattgccctgtaatTCCCTCCATCCATTGTCCTATcaagtctgaccagcttcccagtCTCAGCTGGGGAATGCCCATGATTTATGTCCCATGATTCATGGTGGGCACTGTTTATTCAGGGTGCTGTAcggtgtttgttttctgtcccAAAAAGGCCTGTTTTTGTCTCCTTTGATCAAAGCACACACAGAACCAGTCAGAGTCGTAACTGTAGTCTTATTAAGATATTACTTAAGCAAAACTCTTTCTTAAGTTTATTAAGTTACTTGGTCTGCAGTAAATCACTGGTTAACTGACAGCACAATGGAACAGCTGGCATAATGACATCTCTACACAGAATCCTCATTAGCAGTCAAACCCAAATGAACAACCTTAAGCTCTTCCCATTCACACAATTGTTAGACAAAAAACACTGATCAGTTTTTACCtcataaaaaacaaagtcaaaagtTGGGTAATATTAAATCAGCTTCAGTTGAAAGGAGACCATAAATACTAATGCCACACAGGGGAATGTGAATAGGAACAATCTCATCCAATCAGCCTGGCTATACTCAGGTATTGAAATGGCTGctgccaaaaaagaaaaaaatagtctATTTTATTCACCTCGGAAACTCAGTTAAAACCACATCCACATGTCTATTTTAATATATCTGTCAAAAATCCATCTATCTGTTCAATCATCTGTAACATATACTTTTGGATTGGATATCCACAAATGATTAAAACAATGTTGTAGAGGTCACTTTGCAACCTCTCCTCTAGAAACTACGACAATGATGGACCTCATCTTTTTCCCAAATAGCTGTCCTATTTTGAGCTGTTTTGAGTTTACTTCACATGTGTGATGAACACTTAAAAGATCAAGAGAAAGGCTAAACGTCAGCTACATTTCTTCTAGCCCCCATGGCATGAAATCGGCCTTCCATTGAGAGAATGAAGAGAAAGTCCAAAGAGATTGACATCTGTTCTTTTTTAAGAGCAAAATTAAGGAGGAAGAGCCAGAGGCAGAAGAAGAACAGAGTGTTAATGAAGGTAAAATTACaagtgcagaaaaataaatggtCAAAAAGCAAGCGTGTGAGCGGATAGAAGCAACAACAGGCAGCAGAGAAGAGGAGCAAGCAATTTCTCAGCCAGTCCCcagtaaaatgtgtttcaaTTCTTCATAAACCTCTATCAAAAGATGTTGCTCGTTTGGTTTGAAGTTCGGCACACACAACTGATCCATTGTAGCAGCAGTGAATTTGTGATAGACCTTGTGGTCTCCTGAAGAAAGCTGGGAGAAGGCATTTACCTGAATTACTTAAACCTGGCGTAACAGGGTGTACAGGTCCAGCATCTTTGCATTTGGGGCAAATGGGGCCAGGCCCCTAAGGGtgttgctgtggagctctatgtttgcAATAATTAGTGGGACATGATcattctttataaaaaaaaaagactgattcccttaccaataaaactgttataaacatttgtttctacATATCTAAGTTtgtcagaaaactgacaagctcaggaGGCTTAATCCTTTTTAAAGCCTTGACAATGGGGTTGGCCCACcaacttttgtttaaataatgaacatctgaaatcacagtctgcatgcccaacacgctctcagtagacagccgtgtgtcatgatctcggcactagtgctggtctgattcatCATTCAACACACATGTGCAGCTCCGCCCAGTTCTCATCAGCCTTCACCACCTGCACTTCTGAATATTTAACCAgctctcagaccagtcactagtgcAAGATTATTACGAATCACTGGTGAGTTTAATCCAGCGTTCTGAATTCTGCCTGTCTACCTGTTTCTGACCTGTTTTTGCCTTctgattctctgagcctgccaAGCCCCTGTCGGATCTAATTGTTGGGCTGTCTGGATCTCTGACCTGttttctgtgccctgactcttCCCCcggattctgttttggattttccGTGGAGCCATCACAGTTATGACCTTGTGCCTGTCCTTTGACCACCAGTTACCTGCCAGTACAATGAGTGAGATCATTCAAGCTGCCCTGATCGGGCTCTGATCACATTCGGCTTTGCCAGTGATGTCACCCGCCTAAAGGAGCCTTCACTCACCCTCCCAGCCTTTTTCCGGATTGTGAGACATGGTTCTTGTCCCAGATGCTGATGATTCATCCTCAACCTGCAGCAGTATACGTCACAACAAACCtttaaacgtaactctgtgtgtggttgaatatcgggttcacctgcAGTAAACATTACATATGAGGCGCAAATCCTGTGGCCCCAAGCtcagatcgtccaatcaaaatagtTGAATTCCatgttatgtttatgttctgctGGATAGTGTGCGACCATCAAGGCAaagcaagggaaatttatttgtatagcacatttcagtacaagggcaataaaaaggtatttatgtgattaaaatattggaaaataaaagcaagtgaaaaaaaaactgttggagtAAAATGCAGGAAAATTTATACACAAAACATTGGAAAttggaaacaaaaagcaaatattgtgttggttgtccttgttCGCTCAttaaaggattgatgtgaatcttgtctattcaataaattaacattattagtgagcctttatttgtaattttatgtatgaaatttaatgctaatttatctgtttaatttaacattggTCAAAGTCAGATTGTATGcatgctaataggtgttgagtttttgtgcccctcTTAACTTATGCCAAAGCAGTCACTGCCACTATCAATTTATTTGCTAGAAAGCACAGGGATAACTAAACCTTTCTATCTTTTTCCCAAatagctgttttattttgaccTCACTGCCTCAAGTTATCCTCAGATGTGGGGACTGTTGAAAACTAAAGAGAAAGGGTAAACAGTGTCAGAGAAAATATCAGCTGCAACTGTTTTGGGAGAATATTTAGCTTAGAAGTGCTTTCTTTTGTTCCAAacaatttttaatgtttgtagtATCACAAGTATTCAGAAATGTCAGGAACACAAATCCATTACATTTTTGACTGGAAACAGCGTAGATAGCGGATTTTTAAACCCTTAGGATGAATTTTGTATGTATATTGAGTAGATACATAAAAACTGCCAATGTGCAGGAGTCTGTGTGCCTTTAAAGTTAACCGAACAACCTTGATTCTGAGATATCTCCCAAACAAGGAGAACAGctgagtttgtttttcttttcagttgcTAACCGAAATAGGGCTAACAAATCCAGGACAGAAGTAACTTAATTTTACGTAAACTTTGATaacaacacatttctttttacgGTCTAATGATTTAAGAAAAGAGGATAAATTATATGTTACAATTTTGTGTCTTTCTAAGGCATTTTTAGTGTCCCCAACAATCTGTGACCAGCACCGGCAGTGTCTTCTAGTAAACTTGTCACTAGTCCATCTAGAACACAATagaacagtaaagaaaacaactGACTCCAAATTATAACATTATCATCTGCTTAAAGAGTGAGATCAGAATCTCAACATTTACACAATCATTTAGATTAGAAAAGTATATTATTCTCTCAATTGGCCAAACTcttaattttgattttgatacAAAATCCCTGTGATGGAAAGCACTCAGAGGAAAGTGAAAATGATTCAGAATCGATTTAAAAGGTGCCAAAAACAATGTTGGCTGTCAGCCTCCATTTTGTAACTAGGCGAGACAACGTGACAATACCACTCAGCTGGTTTGGGAGCGTGTGCTTGGGGAAAGGcaccaaaacaaaaaggaaactaaaataaatgcaggAAAGAGAGTTTCCACTGGTCCCGTCTTTGTTGAAGGCAAATATTTGGACTCAGTTTGGTTTTGAACTTCACAGTGTGCAAGATgtgaaaaatttaaatgaagcaCTTTAGGGTTTATGTATGGGTTAATGTGAACCCATACATATGTGGGTTCACATTACCAGGCTTAACTCGGAGTTAAAGGACATGGAGAGGAGTCAGCCACCGGCACCAGACCAACTTACACCGCAGTGCTTCACCAAACCTTCTGCAAACTCCTAGCgggcaaataataaaaaaatgataacCATGGCCCCGTTTCAGAAATAATGACTGacctaccctgagtagaaagcagctACTCTGAATAGTTCTACCTAACTCTTTCATACTCTGGGTTGTTTGGACGCTGAGCTTACCTACCTGATTGATATCAACTGTTATGAAACTGAAAACGCTGAGTTAAGTGTGAGCATTAAAGAACGCAAATAAcgcgattcaccatggcaaaagcaggaaataagaagcctcGAAGTGCATTTCTCGTGAAAggaattaaaaaatgttatcaAGGCAGAGAATGTTAAACCATAattgacaaaaagaaacaatgttgCTGTTTCAAAAAGTGATGCATCAGAACTTTCTAAATGTTTCTtagtttaaaaaagaacataGTTTTCCCAGACATGTCATGACAAACTGTAAATTctcttcttttaaatcaagcaattattttataaacatatatgtaattaattataaacattgtttgCAATGCGCTGAAGGTTTAATACATGAATAGATTAATccagaaatgtaaataaagtttaatgaCAAGGCATGAAATATCTTTGAATACAGtagaacaaaagtaaaaataacagtaaacaTCATATATTTTTCTGCAGCATCAAACTTTTCCTGATTGAAAATTGTTTCCTCAATTGtaactttattttctctgcTGGGAAATAGATTTAAAACTTTATGTATTTTGCATCAAGTATGCAAAAACTGTAGCAAGTATGCAACTAATGTAGATAAACATCCTTAAATCCATTAAGGATTGAAAGCAATTTGGCTCAAACTTAGCGAGAGTCAAGAGGAGCAAAACTGCTTAATTAATCTCACTTCTGTCCTTCTGACTGACAGAAATGTTGTGGTTTAATtagagctgctgctgtttttgggAATCTTCTCTGACTGTAGAATAAACACATTCTGAGCCCGCTTTCATTTTCTTCCAGTTTCTCATGCTTGTTGAAGAGAAATTCAGTACAGCTGCATAGTCCACATTAACTTCACTATCCTGAAGAAAAGATGGGTATAATAATGTTAATGAAAGATGTTTTACAAAGAAAGGCTAAAACATCAAGAAGAAATCTTtggaaaatgctgcagccttctTACATCTAGCATTTTCATATTCAATTTAGATGAAAAGTAGCACTTATAAATATAGttgtttattaacatttttgctGGTTCAATTTGTCAGGTTTCTGTTGTGTGGCAACTCATCAATTTCTTTCAGATAGGAAAAATTATAAAACTTTGTCTATGTTGGTGGAGGACATGGCTCAAAATGGATAACAAGAAAAAGCAGTATCTATGTTAATAATGAACTGTCCACCATTTCCTTTTGAACTGTATTGTTGGAGATTATTTAATGAGCAATTACTTACTTTGTCAAATGAGTTTTaatttaagaaacaaaaatatataacattaGGAGACGACAATATGTTTTTTCAGGTATATTAAAGGATATTttgttcatactgagcatgaTCTGAAGGATCAGATGAATTAAACTGAACATAATTACTTTAGATAATATTTACCAAAGCTTTGGATTGATCCGGAGTTAAACTGCCATGTTCGTTATGATGTGAGACATTTTTTCCTGTTGAGATAAAGAATGAATACTTTTCATATCTTTaccaaatgtgaaataaaaattaaaaccttttcaaTAAATAACAGTACAAATATACAAACTAAGTGATACAACCAGTAGATCTGCTGTAGAAATTTGAAAATTGCACAAGAGTTCGTCAGCAAACTTCCAGTCCAAAACAtccatttaaaaatcaaaatacaGGTTCTGTAATCCTGAAACCTTTTACACTTTTGAATCATGTTGAATATGCTATAGGCATGCAGAAGGTATCAGTGGAACACTACTAGAGTCGATCATATTAATGTGACAGATTTCAGCTTGCTAATGTCAGTGCTATAACActgtgtgtgtacatatatatatatatatatatatatatatatatatatatatatatatatatatatatatatatatatatatatatatatatgcttgatttaaaacaaaacaaagttagaCATAGATCTGAATTTGGCTGCATTGACTACTGACTGGGTCTCAGAttgaaatagttttaatttaatttcaatttgTACATGATAAAATGGTGTTGGAATAATTAGTGGATATCAATTAGACCTGTTAGCCTTGTAAAGCACCATGCTGTGAAATTATTTGTGAATGTATAATTTAACGTGTAAAAACAGATTCAATTTGAATAGAAATCAACAGAATGTAAACGCTTCTGtcagtaaaaacaaactaatttggGTCATTTATTGGATTGAGTATGAAAAGCTGAACAGTCTAAAAAGTATTCTAGCTCTTTAGATTCTCCAAGTCAGCATGACAATGTCTGATTACTGTTGGAAGTAtctaaatgttgtttatttaaaatgtatctaaGTGGCTACCTATTAAAAAAGTACTATGATAAATATATTCAGCAATATATGTTTAgtattttttgaataaaaaaaaaatactaaccTCTAGAATTTTCCGTAACTCTCCTTCCAAGTATGTATAAGATAAGGCCGACCATCACCATCATACAGCATCCCAGCAGTCCTCCAAGTACAAGAACAATTGAGACCTGCTCTGCTTTTAAataaggaaaacatttttaggcataattaattaaaaggaagaaaaattacCCAAATTCAGAAAATTCTTTAATTTATGGGAGTTTTGCACAATATGTGACATTAATGAACATTTTTAGGTGAGACTAACATTAATTTCTGGCAAGCAACCCCTTTACTTTTAAAGCAGTAAGATTCAagataaaatgcataaaagatTATGTGAGAATAAACTGTGAATACATACCCGTTTCTAGTTTACTTCCTTTACCTAACAGGATTTCTCCACAAATAGCCACTGCACAGTAGTAAGTTCCAAAATCACTGGAGTTCTCTAATGTTTTTGAGAGGTGGTAGACACAACTTCTCTTCACTGCATCATCAGTGCTGTTCCTTGCAGTATAAATGATGCTTGGATGAGAGCTTTCTGATCCAGCTTTAAACCAGTGAACAAAGTTTTTTCCTGGACACTGAGGTCTTGTTTCATGATTGCTGGAGAAAAGAGAACACTGGAGGCTCAAGGTGTCTCCCGGCCTAGCCACCGCAGCCTCTGGTGTTTGTTCCACATATACAGATGTCTGAAGATTACAGTCTGtgcaaaaaaggtaaaagacaTGTTAAAAGATGAACTAATGTACAGAAGTACCATatttgaaaaagttaaaatgggTGATTGTTTTTAGTGAAAATAACATTGACAGtatttttctgttaccttttaCAACTAAGAAGAATCCATTCACAAAAGTTTGTGACAATTCTATTCCACTTTGGCAGAAGTATATAGCTTCGTCTTCTTTATTAATAGAACTGATGGTAAGAAATATCTTTTCGTTTTCTCTACGAATTTGAAAACGTGTATTATTGAATGGCTTCACCTGAGTAATTCTTTTATAAACTCCTGTGGCAATTGTTTGGACCATCTTGCCAACAGACTGTTTATACCACTGAAAAAATCTGTCTTCCTTCAATGATTGACAGGAAAAGGTTACATTGTCACCAGGTTTACGCTCAGTTGTAGAGACAGAACGAGGAACTTCTTCACCCTTGATAAGACCTGAGGAAAAGAGTAAATATtatcataaaacacagaaaatttaTCCAAAATTCTTTCTTTTGCAGGTAATTGTCCCAGTAGAAATAAACTGCACTTACACATAGCACTGAGAAGAATCAAAGCAATCAGTCCTCCCATCTTAGCTGTACAGAAGTCTTGTTTCACACTACTGAAGTCTTTCTACCCAATGGAACATTTGGTCGGAAGATGATAAGGCTTTGTAAAGAAGACGAGGTGATTGGTGGAAATGTACATGAATATCCGCCTACAGTTTCTTGCTAAACTCTTCATGCCCCATGAACTTCACTTTTTTAAGTTActaccacaaacctcaatgtatttttcttGAGGATTCCATGTCACAGACTGGCAAAATATggtgttttattgtgaagtgaaaggtttcaaaacattttacaaataaatattgaaatgtTGAGTGTATATGCATGTTCAGTCCCCCTGCGTTGATACTTTGTATGATCAATGTTAGTACAATTACGACTGTGTGTCTTTTAGCTTATACCTTGACCAGATTTGCTTATTTAAAGACTGTAGTGTGTGTAAGTTGTGTTAAAATGGATAGAGAGTGGCGGTGAACATCAACTTTCAAGTATTACCAAGAATCCTTATTTGGATGTATGTGTGTACATTGACTGGTTCATTCTAACTCGTGACTGTGTTTTTAGCAAAATCATTACATATTAGCTTTAGTTGTATGTTCAGAGTTGTTTTTCTACTGGAAGGTGACCCTTGGCCCCAGTGTCAAGTGATTTATAGCTTatgacaggttttcttccaggattgccctgtaatTCACTCCATCCATTGTCCTATcaagtctgaccagcttcccagtCTCAGCTGGGGAATGCTATCCTCACAGCATCATGTCCCATGATTCAGGGTGCTGTACGGTGTTTGTTTCCTGTCCCAAAAAGGCCTGTTTTGGTCTCATTTGGCCACAACACACGcagaaattggagaaatatgatcagAATTCttgttgcagcattttggatcagcagAGGGCTAAGAAATATATTTGGTGgatttcctgatagtaaagaataacaatagtccagccttgaactAAGAAATGCAttgactagtttttcagcatcactctaagatatgacaaaatatttcaaattttggcAACATTCCAGATATGAAAATAGGAAACCCtagaaacatattttatataGGATTtcaatgacatgtcttggtcaaaaacaacaccaagtttaatttttactttattaccagaggccagtttaatgccatccagattaaatgaTTGATTATACAGTTGAATTGTTAAAGAccctggtccaaagattacaacttctgtcttggcagaatttaaaagcaggaaatttagtcatccaggttttgatgtcatcaaggcaTGCCTGTTGTCAAACTGATTGGatttatcaggatttatggataaatatgatGACTGTATGTCAGCAACATAAGTTATTCCCATGCTATCTGATGATTTTACCAGTtgaaagcatatatatatatatatatatatatatatatatatatatatatatatatatatatatatatatatatatatatatatatatttatatatagctGTTTCAGTGCTGAGCTCAGAagtctgactgaaactcttcaaacaggTAATTACTGTGTgaatgttcacatacttgattaacAACTATtctctcaagaattttagataagaaaaaatagataaaggttgttttttattaaataattttgagcAAGAGAGGCTTTCTTAAATataggtttaataacagctactttaaaggcctgtggtacatatttactaaggatagattaatcacttCTAAAATGGGGGCAGTGATCAAAGGGATTACTTCCTTTAAATAACTTGATTGGGATTGGGTCTTATTTCAGGGTTTAGGTAAAGCTAATAATTTTGTTAAACAATCCAAACACAAATCAGGTTTTAAAGATTAATCTAACGCTGTCTCACTTACTGAGggtgaggtaatcatgtttgagAAGAtaccaatgattttatttttaatggaatcaattttattaataaagaaTCCAAGGAAGTTATTGcagctgagagctaagggaatgaatgggtcaacagagctatgacgcTGTGTAAATTTGGCAACTGCAATAAAAAGAATCcaggaattatttttattctcttctatTAAAGATGAAACATCTAACTTTGCAAAGTTTTTTACAACagtaaactttttttcccccagattaggtaggattcatcTAGCTATGTAGCACAATATGTAGCCTGTTGTTTTCTCTCCAGCATTCTAATGTTGTACTTCAAAGTATGCAGCTCCAAaataaaccagggagccagcatCCTTTGAATAATTACCttttttcaagggggctacgctgtctaatgcaaaacacaacaaGGAAGTAACAATGTCAACAAGAGTATCAATTTGTGGAGGGGAAGAAATACAATTTCTGCCTCTGCTGGGTATTTCTGTGACTCTGAGTCAattaaaaaggggacaaactCTAAAGTTTGATAACACACTGTctaataaagatctactataataaaaccttattttaggggtggagaactcagttaaattgaacacAAAATGGTCATATAGGACAGGGTTCTGAGgaaatattgttatt is a window encoding:
- the LOC118557498 gene encoding uncharacterized protein LOC118557498, translating into MGGLIALILLSAMCLIKGEEVPRSVSTTERKPGDNVTFSCQSLKEDRFFQWYKQSVGKMVQTIATGVYKRITQVKPFNNTRFQIRRENEKIFLTISSINKEDEAIYFCQSGIELSQTFVNGFFLVVKDCNLQTSVYVEQTPEAAVARPGDTLSLQCSLFSSNHETRPQCPGKNFVHWFKAGSESSHPSIIYTARNSTDDAVKRSCVYHLSKTLENSSDFGTYYCAVAICGEILLGKGSKLETGMYSQFILT